The region AGACAGGGGGACAGGGACCCGCGGGGCGGCGTGTGAGAGAAGGGATGCCCGGGGGCGAGCGTTAGGCTCTTGGGGTGACTCCCGAACTCCAAGCGCGCATCCTCGCGGACTCCCGCGATCGCGTCGCATGGCTTCGCGCGCGAGCTCGCGGGATCACCGCGACCGACGTCGCCGGGCTCTCGGGAGAGGCCTCGATATCGCGGGCGGCGGATGCCAAGCTCGGAGCAGGTCCGCGCTTCGGCGGCAACGCCTACACCGACCACGGGCGCCGACGCGAACCGGAGATCGCGGCGTGGGTCGCGGCGACGCACGGCATTCTCCCCTCCTCCGCACTCTTCCACGCCGAGATCGAGAAGCGCCACCTCGCAACGCCGGACGGCATCTGCGTCGACGGAGAGGGGCGTGTGCTGCTCGCCGAGATCAAGACGACAAACAAGTCGTGGCGCACCATCCCCCGCACCTACCTGCGTCAGGTCTGGTGGCAGCAGCACGTGCTCGGCGCCGAGCGCACGCTGTTCGTGTGGGAGGAGCACGACGACTTCAACCCGATCCACGACGAGCCGCGCTCGGTGTGGATCGACCGCGACGAGAAGGAGATCGGCCAGCTCGTGGCCCTCGCGACCCGGCTGATCGACGAGCTCTACCGGCGCACGACCGGTCAGGCCCCTCCTACTCGCGCCCCGCTGGCGCCGAGCCGGCGCAACGCGCTGCGCGAGCGCGACATGTTCCGCGCACTGGCCCTGTCGGAGTAGTCGCTCACATCGGAGCGAGCACCAGTGCCGCTTCGGCGGCGACCTCTTCAGCGATCGCATCGAGCAGCGGCGACCGCAGGTTCCACTGCTGCCAGTAGAGCGGCACGCGGATGCGCGGCTCGCCCAGCGACACGAGAGCATCCGAGAGGTGCGGCGCCGGGATCAGACCCCAGCCCAGCCCGAGGCGCACGGCCTCGGAGAAGTCGTGCGATGCGGGCACGTAGTGGCGCGGCACCTGCCACGGGTCCACTCCCCTGGCGCGGAGCCAGCCCTGCTGCAGCGCGTCTCGCCGATCGAAGTCGACGAAGGGCGCGCGGGCGAGTGCCCCTGCGGTGACGCCATCGGGAAACCAGCGCTGCACGAAATCGGCGGTCGCCATCGCGCGGTATTCGAGCACGCCGAGCGGGGTGACGGCGCTGCCGCCGACCGGGTCGGCCTCGCTGGTGACGGCCGCCATCACCTCGCCCGACTCGAGCATGCGCGCGGTGTAGTCCTGATCGTCGCGGTGCAGGTCGACGTCGATCGGATGCTGTCGCGCGACGCGCGCGAGCGGGGCCAGGAACCACGTGGCCATCGAGTCGGCGTTGACGGCGAGCGGCACACGGACGCGCGGGGCATCGACCCCGGCGGCGTCGCCGAGCCCGAACGCCGCGACCGTGTCGTGCTCGAGAAGGGCCACCTGGCGCGCGAGGCGGACGAGTGCCTCTCCGGCCTCGGTGGGCCGGACGGGCCGCGAGCGCACGACGACGGCGCGACCGATCTGCTGCTCGAGCGTCTTGATCCGCTGGCTCACCGCCGACTGCGTGACATGCATCCGTCGGGCGGCAGCCTCGAAGCTGCCCTCATCGACGACCATCGCCACGGTCGCCGCCAGCTGAGCGTCGATCTTCATATAAGTCACGCTAATGCAATGCCAGATATCTTCGCTGGAACTGATCAATGATCGGTTCTAACGTTGATCCGTGCTCACCTTCCTCTCCGGCCTCGGACTCATGTACTCGCTCATCGTCGCCGTCGGCGCTCAGAACGTCTTCGTGCTGCGTCAGGGCCTGCGCCGTGAGCACGTGCTGCCGGTGGTGCTCATCTGCGCCGCGTCGGATGCGGCGCTCGTGCTCGTCGGCACGGCGGGCCTCGGATTCCTCATCGCCGAGCTGCCCTGGCTCATCATCGCCGCACGGTGGCTGGGAGGGATCTCGCTGGTCCTCTACGGCATCCTCGCCGCACGGCGCGCGTGGCGGGCAGAGGGCGAGACGCTCGTGGCCGACGCAGCACAGGCATCCGGACCAGCACAGGCATCCGGACCCGCACAGGCATCCGGGCCAGCACAGGCATCCGGACCAACCCAAGCATCCGGATCAGGATCAGCGGCCGGCGGCGGCACGGCCACGCTCTCGCGCTCCCGGCTCGCCCCCGTTCTCGCCGCGACGCTCGCGTTCACGTTCCTCAACCCGAACGTCTACCTCGACACGGTGCTGCTGATCGGGTCGATCGCCGCGACGCACGGCCCCGCACGCTGGGTCTTCGCCGCCGGCGCCATCCTCGGCAGCATCACCTGGTTCTTCGCCCTGGGCTTCGGTGCCCGCCATCTGGGCCGCTGGCTGCGCACGCCGCGGGCATGGCGCATCCTCGACACGGTCATCGCGGCGCTGCTGGTCGTCATGGGCGTGCTGCTCGTGCTGCCCGTCTTCACCGCCTGACCGCGCCGAGCCGGAGGGAGTTGCCGCTCAGGCCCCGTCGAGCGGGCGCAGGATGCGGGTGAGGAACCGCTGCGTGCGCTCCTCGCGGGGCGCGCCGAAGATCTGCGACGGATGCCCCTCCTCGACCACCACGCCGGCATCCATGAACAGCACGTGGTCGGCCGCCTCCCTGGCGAAGCTGAGCTCATGCGTCACGACGACCATGCTCCAGCCCTCATCCGCGAGCTCCTTGATCACCAGCAGCACCTCGCCCACGAGTTCGGGATCGAGGGCGCTCGTGGGCTCGTCGAAGAGCAGCAGATCGGGGCGCAGGGCCAGCGCGCGCACGATGCCGACCCGCTGCTGCTGACCGCCCGAGAGCTCGTGCGGTCGGGCGTCGGCCCGGTCACCCAGGCCGACCCTCTCGAGCAGCCCGCGGGCCTCGGCGACCACCTCGGCCTTGGGCCGCCCCTGCACGCGCCACGGCCCCTCGATCACGTTCTCGAGCACCGTGAAATGCGGGAACAGGTTGTGATGCTGGAAGACCATAGCCGAGCGATCGCGCAGCGCCAGGCGCTGCCGCGGCGTCACCCGCTCGGCGAAGTCGATCTCGGGCCCGCCGTCGACGACGATCGATCCGGCATCCGGCGTCTCGAGGCCGTTCAGCGATCTCAGCACCGTGGTCTTGCCCGAGCCGCTCGGCCCGATGAGCACGACCACCTCGCCACGGTGCAGGGTCAGATCGATCCCCCGCAGCACCTCGTTGTCGCCGAAGCGCTTGTGCAGCCCGCTCGCCGTCAGCAGCGGCGGAGACGAATCAGTGCGCGACACGTTGATCGAGCCTCCTCTCGACGGCGCTCTGCCCGAACGACAGCACCAGGCAGAAGACCCAGTAGACGAGCGCCGCCGCCAGATACAGCACCATGAACTCGTACGTGGTCGACGCGATCTGCTGGCTGACCTTGAACAGGTCGGTCACGAGGATCAGCGAGGTGAGCGACGTGTCCTTCACCAGGGAGATGAAGGTGTTCGACAGCGGCGGCACCGAGACCCGAGCAGCCTGCGGGAGCACGACCCTGGTCAGGGTGCGCGTGCGATTCATGCCGACCGTGTACGCGGCCTCCCACTGCCCCTTCGGCACCGACAGGATCGCGGCCCGCACGACCTCGGCGCCGTAGCCGCCGACGTTCAGCGACAGGGCGATGATCGCGCTGGGCCACGAGTCGATCGTGACGCCGATCGACGGCATCCCGTAGAAGATGACGAACAGCTGAACGAGCAGCGGCGTGCCGCGGATCACCGAGATGTAGAACCGCGCCAGATTCGACAGCACCGGGTTCACCGAGATGCGCATCAGCGCGATCCCGATGGCGATGAGCAGTCCGAACGCGAACGAGACCAGCGCGAGCGGCACCGTGGCCGTGAGACCTGCGAGTGCGATCGGGCCCAGTGAGTTCAGGAAGAGCTGCCAGGCATCCATCGACGCGAGCTTACTCGGTGACGTCCTCGCCGAAGTACTTCTCGCTGATCTCCGCGAGCGTGCCGTCGGCCCGCAGCTCGTCGAGCGCGCCGTCGACGGCCTTCACGAGGGCGTTCTTGTCCTTGGTGAACGTGAACGCCTGCTCGCCTGCCTCGTCGGTCTCGGCGGCGATCTTCAGGCCCGTGGGACCGTCGGTGGTCTCGTAGTCGAGGAAGGTGAGCTTGTCGTTGATGGTGGCATCGACACGCCCCTGACGCAGCAGCGCCACGGCCTGCGCCCAGCCCTCGACAGCCTCGATCTTCGCGCCCGATTCCTTCGCGAGCTCGTTCCAGTTGCTCGTCAGCGACTGCGCTGCGGTCTTGCCCTCGAGGTCGTCGAACGAGCTGATCGAGTCGTCATCGTCCTTCACGACGATCACGCCGGGCGAGACCGTGTACGGCTCGCTGAAGAGATACTTCTCTTCGCGCTCGTCATTGATGGTGACCTGGTTCGCGATGACGTCGAAGCGTCCCGCGTCGAGGCCGGCGAAGATCGCATCCCACTGCGTCTCCTGGAACTCCACCTTCAGGTCGAGCTTGTCGGCCACAGCCTGGATGATCTCGACGTCGTATCCGGTCAGCGCACCGGTGCCGCCGTCGCCGTGGAAGCTGAACGGACGGTACGTGCCCTCCGTCGCCACGGTGAGGGTGCCGTCCTTGACCAGCCCGAGCTCGGCGCCGGACTCCGCCGAGCCGCTGGAGGCGGGTGCCGTCGAGCCGCTGCAGGCGGTGAGCGCTGCGGCTGCGATGACCAGTGCGGTGGCGGCGATGAGACGACGGGACATGAGTACCCTCCTGGGGTGTGCGGTGCGGTGACGCGGTGATCTCACACTATGCGCGCTCACCTGGGCAAAGGGCGTGCGTGACGCCGTATGACATGCAGAACGCCCCCGCCGGCGAACCGGCGGGGGCGTTCTGCGGTCACTCGGACTCAGATGGAGTTGACGTCCAGCGGGATGCCGGGGCCGAACGTGGTCGACACGGCGCCCTTCTGGATGTAACGGCCCTTCGAGCTCGACGGCTTGAGGCGGACGATCTCCTCGAGCGCTGCGCCGATGTTCTCGTCGAGCTGCTCAGCCGTGAACGAGGCCTTGCCGACGATGAAGTGCACGTTGGCGTGCTTGTCGACGCGGAACTCGATCTTTCCGCCCTTGATCTCCTCGACGGCCTTGGCCGGGTTGGGGGTCACGGTGCCGGTCTTGGGGTTGGGCATGAGGCCACGGGGGCCGAGCACCTTACCCAGACGACCGACCTGGCCCATGAGCTCAGGGGTCGAGACGGCTGCGTCGAAGTCGGTCCAGCCTGCGGCGACCTTCTCGATGAGCTCGGTGCCACCGACCTCGTCTGCACCGGCGGCGATGGCGGCCTCAGCGGCAGCGCCGTTCGCGAACACGATGACGCGAGCGGTCTTGCCGGTGCCGTGGGGCAGCATGACGGTGCCGCGCACCATCTGGTCTGCCTTGCGGGGGTCGACCGAGAGCTTGAGCGCGACCTCGACGGTCGAGTCGAACTTCGACGAGCCGGTCTCCTTCGCGAGGGCGACGGCCTCGGTCGGGGTGTAGAAACGGTCTGCCTCGATCTTGGCGAGGGCAGCCTGGTATGCCTTGGACTTGGTAGCCATTGTTATCTCCCTCAGCCCTCGACCGTGATGCCCATCGAGCGCGCAGTGCCCTCGATGATCTTCGATGCGGCGTCGATGTCGTTCGCGTTCAGGTCAGCCTGCTTGGTCTCGGCGATCTGACGGACCTGGTCCTTGGTGATCTTGCCGACCTTGACGGTGTGCGGGGTGGCCGAAGCCTTCGCGACGCCTGCGGCCTTCTTGATCAGCTCGGCGGCCGGCGGGGTCTTCAGGACGAACGTGAAGCTGCGGTCCTCGTAGACGGTGATCTCCACGGGGATGACGTTGCCGCGCTGCGACTCGGTCGCGGCGTTGTACGCCTTGCAGAACTCCATGATGTTCACGCCGTGCTGACCGAGCGCCGGGCCGATCGGCGGCGCCGGGTTGGCTGCACCGGCGTTGATCTGAAGCTTGATCAGGCCGGTCACCTTCTTCTTGGGTGCCATGATTCTCCTTTCATCGAGCGGATGCCGAGGCATCCCTCTCCCGCATCCCCGGCGTCTCCGGGGCGCGGTGCTGTCTGTGCTCGCGCACAAACCACAACAGTCTACCGCATGCAGAACGCCCCGCCGGACGGAGCCGGCGGGGCGTTCTCATGACGCGGGGCGTCAGATCATCTTGGTGACCTGCTCGAACGACAGCTCGACCGGGGTCTCGCGCTCGAAGAGCGAGACGAGCACGGTGAGCTTGCCGCTGGCGGCGTTGATCTCGCTGATCGTTCCAGGCAGACCCGCGAACGAGCCCTCCTTGATCGTGATGGTCTCGCCGACCTCGAAGTCGACCTCGGCCGCCATCGGACGAGCCACGGCGACGCCGCCCTTGGCCGCGATCGACTTCGCGGTGGGGACGTCCTTGACCTCGACGAGCGACTTCAGCATGTTGAAGGCCTCTTCGAAGCGCAGCGGGGTCGGGTTGTGGGCGTTGCCCACGAAGCCGGTGACGCCGGGCGTGTGACGCACGACGGACCAGGTGTCCTCGTTGAGCTCCATGCGCACCAGCACATAGCCGGGGATGCGCACGCGGTTGACCATCTTGCGCTGGCCGTTCTTGATCTCGACGACGTCCTCCATCGGGACCTCGATCTGATAGATGTCGTCCTCGACCTCGAGCGTCGACTTGCGCTGCTCGATGTTGGCCTTCACCTTGCGCTCGAAGCCGGCGTAGGAGTGGATGACGTACCACTTGCCGGGAAGCATGCGCAGGTCGGCGCGGAACGCCTCGTACGGGTCCTCCTCGGCCTCGGTCTCGTCGTCGGACTCGCCGCCGACCTCCGGACCGTCGTACGGGGTGACCTCGTCGGCCGCGGCCGCCTCGGCCTCGGCGGACTCCTCCGCCACTGCGTCGTTGAGGACCTCGGCGGCTGCTTCAGTCTCAGCCGCTTCGTCCAGGTTCAGAGCGTCGTTCACGATCGCGTCCGCCTCCGGGTCTTCGATTTCGATGTCATCGGTGTCGTCGTAGTCGACGTCGATCTCACCGTCGCCCTCGATGTGCAGAGCGTTGTGCTCGGCTGCCGAGGACGACTGCTCCTGCTCGGCGAGCACGTTGCCCTCCTGGGCTTCGTCCTCTTCGCTGGACTGCTCTGCAGCGGTCGCCCAGTCGGCGTCGTCGGAATACTTGTCAGACACTTTGCTTCTTTCCAATCGCTGCGACGGCCCGCCTGGCGGACCATCGAAGTGGGTGCATCAGCTCAGCGGGACTCCGAAGACGTAGTGCGCTCCGGTTCCGAAGAGCCAGTCGAGTCCGTAGACGAGACCCATGACGATCAGCACGAAGACGAACACCACGGTGGTGAACTTGGCGAGTTCCTTGCGGGTCGGCGTGACGACCTTGCGCAGTTCGCTGATCACCTGGCGGAAGAACAGGGCGATGCGTCCGAAGAAGCCGAGCTTGCTGTCGCGCAGGGCGTAGGTGCCCGAGGCGGCGATGTCGCCGCGAACGTCGTCCTGGTCCATGCACGTACCTTTCGTGAGTCAGCATGCGCTGACGCGCAGGGCGGACAGGAATCGAACCTGCAACCTGCGGTTTTGGAGACCGCTGCTCTGCCAATTGAGCTACCGCCCTAGAGACCGGATGGCCTCTGGGTCCGCCTCCCGCCGCCGCGCCCTGGGGCACGGTGAAGGATGCAGACAACTGCCCCTCAAGTGTACGGCATCCGGAACCGTCGGCCGAACCGGCACCGACGCCCGCGTGAGTCGCGCCGATTCGGGCAGACTGGAGCATGCCGGTCCTCACCGGATCGGAGCAGTGTCGAGAGGGGCGCAGTGGGCGCGGATGTGCAGCAGTTCCAGGTGGACCTTCGTGGAGTCGTCGACCTGCTGAGCAGGCACATCTACTCCGGCCCTCGCGTCTACCTCCGTGAGCTGCTGCAGAACGCACGCGATGCCATCGCCGCCCGCTCCGAGGTGGACGGCGGCGGCACGGGCATCCGGATCACGCCCCTCACCGACGACGGCGAGTTCGTGCTGCGCGACGACGGCGTCGGACTGACCGCCGACGAGGTCGCAGACCTGCTCGCGACCGTCGGCCGCAGCTCGAAGCGCGACATCTTCGATCTGCCCCGCAGCGACTACCTCGGCCAGTTCGGCATCGGACTGCTGAGCTGCTTCATGGTCTCGGATCGCATCGTCATCCGCTCGCGCAGCGCCCGCGGCGGCGCCGGAGTGGAGTGGACGGGCAGCTCGGACGGCACCTTCCAGGTGGCCGAGCCCGCCGACGAGCTGCCGATCGGCACCAGCGTGCATCTGACCCCCCGCTTCGAGCACGCCGACCTGCTGCGACCGGCGGCGGTCAGGCAGCTCGCGCAGGACTTCGGCGAGTTCCTGCCGGTGCGGGTCACCGTGAGCATGCCGGGCGGCGACGTCGACATCACCCGTCCCGCGCCGTTCCTCGGCGAGGGGGATGCAGATGCGGCCCTCGCCTACGGCCGCGACCTCATCGGCGCGACCCCGATGGACGTCATCGAGATCTCCGAGCCCGCCACCGGCACACGAGGGCTCGCCTACGTGCTGCCGTTCGCCCCACCCCCTAACCTGCGCCAGGCGACGCGCACCTACCTGGGCCGGATGCTGCTCGCCGAGCGCTCGACAGAGGTGCTGCCCGACTGGGCTTTCTTCGTTCGGGCGGTGGTCGACAGCACCGGCCTCTCCCCCACCGCCAGCCGCGAATCGCTCGTGGACGACACGGCTCTCGAGCACGTGCGCGAGCAGCTCGGCGCAGGCATCCGCCGCTGGGTGCTCGAGCTCGGACTCACCGCCCCGCATCTGCTCACCCAGTTCGTCGCCGTGCACGAGCTGGGCCTCAAGTCGCTCGTGCGGCACGACGAGGAGCTCTCCCGCTTCATCACGCGCTGGCTCACGGTGGAGACGACGCACGGCAGCATCCGGATCGGCGATCTCGTCGAGCGTCACCGGCACATCCGCTACGCCCGCACCGTCGACGAATTCCGGCAGGTGGCCGGGATCATCCCCGCCACCGAGGTGCTCGTGAACGGCGGCTACCTGTACGACGCCGATCTCATCGCCGACCTGCCTGCGCTGTATCCCGACGTCACGGTCGAGCAGATCGACGTCGCAGGCGAGCTCGACCGGCTCGACCCGCCTCCGCTCGACGACCGCGCTGCCGCGATCACGCTCGAGGCTCGCGCAGGCGAGGTGCTCGCGGCATCCGGGTGCGGCGTGATCGTGCGCACGATCGCCCGAGCGGATCTCACCGGACTGTACGTCGCCGACCCGCGCGTGCTGCGCGCGATCGACCGCGGGCGCACCAAGGGGATCACGGGTGGGCTGTGGGGCGGCGTGCTGTCGAAGGTCGACGACACGATCGGCAGCGCGGGCGACGATGACCTGCGGGCGCGACTGTGCCTGAACTGGTCGAATCGCGTGGTGCGCACGCTCTCGACCGTCGACGACGACGCTGTGTTCTCGCGCACGGTGCAGCTGCTGTACATCCAGGCTCTGCTCGCCGGCCACCATCCGCTCACCGATGCCGACCGCGGCCTGATGACGACGGCGCTGACCGATCTCGTCGCGCTGTCGGCGGGTGTGCGCGACGACTTCCCCTTCGCCGGGCACGATCTGCTCGACTCCCCCGACTCCGCCGCCCCTGACCGGCCCGATTCCCGCCCCGAGGAGCATTGATGACCGACCGGAGCCGTTTCCAGCAGCTGCTCGACGAGATCGACGCCACCCCCTGGGGCCCGCATGAGCAGGCGCTCACCGCCGAGGCCGTCGCCCTCGCGCAGGAGCTCGGCGACGAGCAGCTGGAGTACCAGGCCCGCATGCGCCAGACCGCGTCGGCGAACATGGGCGGGCTGACCGACGTCATGCTGAACTCGTTCGCCTGGTGCCTCGCGCGCCACGACGCCGATCCGCAGCGCTTCCCGCTCGACATCGACAACGGCGCCGCCGACCTGATGTGGCAGTTCAAGTGGATGGCGTCGACGCTGCGGGCGTCGCCCGCGTTCTCGAGCGAGCAGATCGCGGCCGTGCTCGACGACATGGAGGCGCACTACCGTCGCGCCGGTCTCGGTCTGAGCGGAGTGCTCACCGCCCGGTTCGAGGATGCCTGGGCCTCGGGCCGCATCGACGAGGCCGAAGCCCTGCGCGGACAGCTCGAGACCACTCCGCGAGACGACTACAGCCACTGCGACGCGTGCGGACGCAGTCAGGCGGCCGGGTTCTTCGCTGCCACCGACCGCGACGAGCAGGCGATCCACCTGGTGGAGGAGATGATCGAGGGCGGCTTCTCGTGCGGCGAGGAGCCGGAGCACGCGCTCTCGCGTGTGCTGCTGCCGTACCTGCGCACGGGGCGACTCGACGACGCGCGCGCGGCGCACCTGCGCAGCTACCGGCTCGCGAAGGACAACCCCGACAACCTCGGCATCATCGCGAACAGCATCGTGTTCGCCGCCGTGACCGGCAACGAGGCGAGGGCGCTGTCGATGGTCGAGCGGCACCTGCCCTGGCTCGCGCACGACCCGCTGAACGTCGACGGCCACTTCGCGATGCTCACGGCGATCGCCTTCGCACTCGATCGGATCGACGCCGTCGGCCACGGCGACGCCGCAGTCCGCGGCGCCGGCTCCGCGGACCTCGAGGCGTTCTTCGGCGCACGGGACGGCGCGTGGACGGCATCCGCCCTCGCCGCAGCGGCAGGCGAGGCCGCCGACCGGATCGGCGCCGAGTTCGACGCGCGTGACGGCTCGGACTGGCACGCGCAGCGGCGTGCGCGCGTGCAGGCACTCGCGAACGAGCGCTGGGAGGTGCCGATCCGCTCCGATGGCTTCGCCGTCGAGACGCCGGCTCCCGAACCGCCGGATGCCGACGGCTGGTTCGATCGGGCTGTCGCACTGGCGAGCTATGGGTCGGAGCGCGACGCCCTGGCCGCCGCGGCCCGTGTCGGTGAGCTGCCCGACGCCGATCGGCGCGCACGGCTGCTCGGACTGCGCATCGGCGCTCACGCGTCGCTGGAGGACTGGGACGCCGCCGAGGCGCTGCTGCCGGTGCGCGGCGAGGCGCTGCGCGAGGCAGGGCGCCCCGAGCAGGCCGACCTCGAGGCGCGG is a window of Microbacterium esteraromaticum DNA encoding:
- the secE gene encoding preprotein translocase subunit SecE, with protein sequence MDQDDVRGDIAASGTYALRDSKLGFFGRIALFFRQVISELRKVVTPTRKELAKFTTVVFVFVLIVMGLVYGLDWLFGTGAHYVFGVPLS
- a CDS encoding amino acid ABC transporter substrate-binding protein; amino-acid sequence: MSRRLIAATALVIAAAALTACSGSTAPASSGSAESGAELGLVKDGTLTVATEGTYRPFSFHGDGGTGALTGYDVEIIQAVADKLDLKVEFQETQWDAIFAGLDAGRFDVIANQVTINDEREEKYLFSEPYTVSPGVIVVKDDDDSISSFDDLEGKTAAQSLTSNWNELAKESGAKIEAVEGWAQAVALLRQGRVDATINDKLTFLDYETTDGPTGLKIAAETDEAGEQAFTFTKDKNALVKAVDGALDELRADGTLAEISEKYFGEDVTE
- a CDS encoding LysR family transcriptional regulator ArgP, whose translation is MKIDAQLAATVAMVVDEGSFEAAARRMHVTQSAVSQRIKTLEQQIGRAVVVRSRPVRPTEAGEALVRLARQVALLEHDTVAAFGLGDAAGVDAPRVRVPLAVNADSMATWFLAPLARVARQHPIDVDLHRDDQDYTARMLESGEVMAAVTSEADPVGGSAVTPLGVLEYRAMATADFVQRWFPDGVTAGALARAPFVDFDRRDALQQGWLRARGVDPWQVPRHYVPASHDFSEAVRLGLGWGLIPAPHLSDALVSLGEPRIRVPLYWQQWNLRSPLLDAIAEEVAAEAALVLAPM
- a CDS encoding amino acid ABC transporter ATP-binding protein, which produces MSRTDSSPPLLTASGLHKRFGDNEVLRGIDLTLHRGEVVVLIGPSGSGKTTVLRSLNGLETPDAGSIVVDGGPEIDFAERVTPRQRLALRDRSAMVFQHHNLFPHFTVLENVIEGPWRVQGRPKAEVVAEARGLLERVGLGDRADARPHELSGGQQQRVGIVRALALRPDLLLFDEPTSALDPELVGEVLLVIKELADEGWSMVVVTHELSFAREAADHVLFMDAGVVVEEGHPSQIFGAPREERTQRFLTRILRPLDGA
- the rplA gene encoding 50S ribosomal protein L1 — protein: MATKSKAYQAALAKIEADRFYTPTEAVALAKETGSSKFDSTVEVALKLSVDPRKADQMVRGTVMLPHGTGKTARVIVFANGAAAEAAIAAGADEVGGTELIEKVAAGWTDFDAAVSTPELMGQVGRLGKVLGPRGLMPNPKTGTVTPNPAKAVEEIKGGKIEFRVDKHANVHFIVGKASFTAEQLDENIGAALEEIVRLKPSSSKGRYIQKGAVSTTFGPGIPLDVNSI
- a CDS encoding amino acid ABC transporter permease, encoding MDAWQLFLNSLGPIALAGLTATVPLALVSFAFGLLIAIGIALMRISVNPVLSNLARFYISVIRGTPLLVQLFVIFYGMPSIGVTIDSWPSAIIALSLNVGGYGAEVVRAAILSVPKGQWEAAYTVGMNRTRTLTRVVLPQAARVSVPPLSNTFISLVKDTSLTSLILVTDLFKVSQQIASTTYEFMVLYLAAALVYWVFCLVLSFGQSAVERRLDQRVAH
- the nusG gene encoding transcription termination/antitermination protein NusG, whose protein sequence is MSDKYSDDADWATAAEQSSEEDEAQEGNVLAEQEQSSSAAEHNALHIEGDGEIDVDYDDTDDIEIEDPEADAIVNDALNLDEAAETEAAAEVLNDAVAEESAEAEAAAADEVTPYDGPEVGGESDDETEAEEDPYEAFRADLRMLPGKWYVIHSYAGFERKVKANIEQRKSTLEVEDDIYQIEVPMEDVVEIKNGQRKMVNRVRIPGYVLVRMELNEDTWSVVRHTPGVTGFVGNAHNPTPLRFEEAFNMLKSLVEVKDVPTAKSIAAKGGVAVARPMAAEVDFEVGETITIKEGSFAGLPGTISEINAASGKLTVLVSLFERETPVELSFEQVTKMI
- a CDS encoding HSP90 family protein codes for the protein MDLRGVVDLLSRHIYSGPRVYLRELLQNARDAIAARSEVDGGGTGIRITPLTDDGEFVLRDDGVGLTADEVADLLATVGRSSKRDIFDLPRSDYLGQFGIGLLSCFMVSDRIVIRSRSARGGAGVEWTGSSDGTFQVAEPADELPIGTSVHLTPRFEHADLLRPAAVRQLAQDFGEFLPVRVTVSMPGGDVDITRPAPFLGEGDADAALAYGRDLIGATPMDVIEISEPATGTRGLAYVLPFAPPPNLRQATRTYLGRMLLAERSTEVLPDWAFFVRAVVDSTGLSPTASRESLVDDTALEHVREQLGAGIRRWVLELGLTAPHLLTQFVAVHELGLKSLVRHDEELSRFITRWLTVETTHGSIRIGDLVERHRHIRYARTVDEFRQVAGIIPATEVLVNGGYLYDADLIADLPALYPDVTVEQIDVAGELDRLDPPPLDDRAAAITLEARAGEVLAASGCGVIVRTIARADLTGLYVADPRVLRAIDRGRTKGITGGLWGGVLSKVDDTIGSAGDDDLRARLCLNWSNRVVRTLSTVDDDAVFSRTVQLLYIQALLAGHHPLTDADRGLMTTALTDLVALSAGVRDDFPFAGHDLLDSPDSAAPDRPDSRPEEH
- a CDS encoding YqaJ viral recombinase family protein, which codes for MTPELQARILADSRDRVAWLRARARGITATDVAGLSGEASISRAADAKLGAGPRFGGNAYTDHGRRREPEIAAWVAATHGILPSSALFHAEIEKRHLATPDGICVDGEGRVLLAEIKTTNKSWRTIPRTYLRQVWWQQHVLGAERTLFVWEEHDDFNPIHDEPRSVWIDRDEKEIGQLVALATRLIDELYRRTTGQAPPTRAPLAPSRRNALRERDMFRALALSE
- a CDS encoding LysE/ArgO family amino acid transporter, producing the protein MLTFLSGLGLMYSLIVAVGAQNVFVLRQGLRREHVLPVVLICAASDAALVLVGTAGLGFLIAELPWLIIAARWLGGISLVLYGILAARRAWRAEGETLVADAAQASGPAQASGPAQASGPAQASGPTQASGSGSAAGGGTATLSRSRLAPVLAATLAFTFLNPNVYLDTVLLIGSIAATHGPARWVFAAGAILGSITWFFALGFGARHLGRWLRTPRAWRILDTVIAALLVVMGVLLVLPVFTA
- the rplK gene encoding 50S ribosomal protein L11, translated to MAPKKKVTGLIKLQINAGAANPAPPIGPALGQHGVNIMEFCKAYNAATESQRGNVIPVEITVYEDRSFTFVLKTPPAAELIKKAAGVAKASATPHTVKVGKITKDQVRQIAETKQADLNANDIDAASKIIEGTARSMGITVEG